Proteins from one Natrinema salinisoli genomic window:
- a CDS encoding SDR family NAD(P)-dependent oxidoreductase translates to MSTDQFSVDGETAIVTGSSSGIGKSIAERFAEDGVDVVVCSREQDNVDPVAEAINESDSPGRALAVECDVTDRDAVDALVEATVEEFGGLDVLVNNAGASFMADFDDISPNGWKTIIDININGTYHCTHAAAEYLKDGGGSVINLASVAGQRGSPLMSPYGAAKAAVINLTTTLSYEWAHDDVRVNCIAPGFVATPGVESQMGVSADNIDRDDVARRIGTVEEIADVTQFLASPASSYLVGETITAQGVPQIDEEHEV, encoded by the coding sequence GTGAGTACCGACCAGTTCAGCGTCGACGGTGAGACAGCCATCGTTACGGGCTCCTCGAGCGGAATCGGGAAGTCGATCGCGGAGCGCTTCGCGGAGGACGGCGTCGACGTGGTCGTCTGCTCGCGCGAGCAGGACAACGTCGATCCGGTCGCCGAAGCGATCAACGAGAGCGATAGTCCCGGACGAGCGCTGGCGGTCGAGTGTGACGTCACCGATCGCGACGCCGTCGACGCGCTCGTCGAGGCGACCGTCGAGGAGTTCGGCGGGCTCGACGTGCTGGTGAACAACGCCGGCGCGTCCTTCATGGCCGATTTCGACGATATCTCGCCGAACGGCTGGAAGACCATCATCGATATCAACATCAACGGGACCTATCACTGCACCCACGCCGCCGCAGAGTACCTGAAAGACGGCGGCGGCTCGGTGATCAACCTCGCCAGCGTCGCGGGCCAGCGCGGGTCGCCGCTGATGAGCCCCTACGGTGCGGCCAAGGCTGCGGTGATCAACCTGACGACGACGCTCTCCTACGAGTGGGCCCACGACGACGTCCGGGTCAACTGCATCGCGCCGGGCTTCGTCGCGACGCCGGGCGTCGAGAGTCAGATGGGCGTGTCGGCCGACAACATCGATCGCGACGACGTCGCCCGCCGGATCGGCACCGTCGAGGAGATCGCCGACGTGACCCAATTCCTCGCCAGCCCCGCCTCCTCGTACCTGGTCGGTGAGACCATCACGGCGCAGGGCGTCCCGCAGATCGACGAAGAACACGAGGTCTGA
- a CDS encoding carboxymuconolactone decarboxylase family protein → MVSTDTKAEMEEYLGLVPSWIDALPEPAADHSWRIIRDLELGETELEQREKALIGLGAAAALQCPYCVRFHKAEAELEEATDEQLSEAVGIASGVRYFSTVLHGAEIDHDEFAAETADIVDHVRNQQAAPSDDD, encoded by the coding sequence ATGGTATCGACTGATACGAAAGCGGAGATGGAGGAGTATCTCGGACTGGTTCCGAGCTGGATCGACGCGCTCCCGGAGCCGGCCGCGGACCACAGCTGGCGGATCATCCGCGATCTCGAGTTAGGCGAGACCGAACTCGAGCAGCGCGAGAAGGCGCTCATCGGCCTCGGAGCGGCGGCGGCGCTCCAGTGTCCGTACTGCGTCCGCTTCCACAAGGCGGAAGCGGAACTCGAGGAGGCGACGGACGAGCAGCTATCGGAGGCGGTCGGCATCGCGAGCGGCGTGCGATACTTCTCGACGGTGCTCCACGGAGCCGAGATCGATCACGACGAGTTCGCCGCCGAGACCGCGGACATCGTCGACCACGTCAGAAATCAGCAAGCGGCGCCGTCGGACGACGACTGA
- a CDS encoding TIGR04024 family LLM class F420-dependent oxidoreductase produces MTDRDVHLPVAAQPTIDSIVDYAQTAEDGGYDCAWLPETWGRDGVTVLTAMAERTETIDVGSSILNTYSRTPAVLGQTAATLQELSDGRFRLGLGPSGPVVIENWHGVEYGNPLKRTRETVEIVRQVLSGETVDYDGDDFELSGFRLRCDPPETPPPIEVTGMGPKAVELAGRFADGWHGIMLTPDGMDERIEDIERGAELGDRDPDKIQVTTGVTCCVLDDPEEARRLTRQHIGFYIGGMGTFYRDALERQGYDEATEIYDSWQDGDREHALELVEENILDDLCAVGDAETAREQLERYEAVEDLDAIAVSFPRGASEEQVRQTMDAVAPDA; encoded by the coding sequence ATGACTGACAGAGATGTCCACCTTCCCGTCGCCGCACAGCCGACGATCGACTCGATCGTCGACTACGCACAGACCGCCGAGGACGGCGGCTACGACTGCGCCTGGCTCCCCGAAACCTGGGGCCGGGACGGCGTCACCGTGCTGACCGCGATGGCCGAACGAACCGAGACGATCGACGTCGGCTCGAGTATTCTCAACACCTACTCGCGGACGCCGGCCGTGCTGGGCCAGACGGCGGCGACCCTCCAGGAGCTCTCCGACGGCCGGTTCCGGCTCGGACTCGGTCCGAGCGGTCCGGTCGTGATCGAGAACTGGCACGGCGTCGAGTACGGCAACCCGCTCAAGCGAACCCGGGAGACGGTCGAAATCGTCCGGCAGGTGCTATCGGGGGAGACCGTCGACTACGACGGCGACGACTTCGAACTGTCGGGCTTCCGGCTGCGCTGTGACCCGCCGGAGACGCCGCCGCCGATCGAAGTCACCGGCATGGGTCCGAAGGCGGTCGAACTCGCGGGCCGCTTCGCCGACGGCTGGCACGGCATCATGCTCACGCCCGACGGGATGGACGAGCGCATCGAAGACATCGAACGCGGTGCCGAACTCGGCGACCGCGACCCCGACAAAATACAGGTCACGACCGGCGTCACCTGCTGCGTGCTCGACGATCCCGAGGAAGCCCGCCGACTCACCCGCCAACACATCGGCTTCTACATCGGCGGCATGGGAACGTTCTACCGCGATGCCCTCGAGCGACAGGGGTACGACGAGGCCACCGAGATCTACGATTCCTGGCAGGACGGCGACCGCGAGCACGCCCTCGAGCTGGTCGAGGAAAACATCCTCGACGACCTCTGTGCAGTGGGTGACGCCGAAACGGCTCGCGAGCAACTCGAGCGCTACGAAGCCGTCGAGGACCTCGACGCCATCGCGGTCAGCTTCCCGCGCGGTGCCAGCGAGGAGCAGGTCCGACAGACGATGGACGCGGTCGCGCCCGACGCCTGA
- a CDS encoding AIR synthase family protein: MPGKVSPDDLLAFVFERTGAAATDETIVQGPADGEDAAAIDWPDGDGTLVVSSDPISLAASQVGELGVYVASNDVAVSGADPRWLTAVVLLPGDADGDDTADGSLIEEISHDLDAAAREIGASIVGGHSEYVDQLERPILSLTAMGATDRFVPTGGAEPGDAVVLTKAAGIEGTAILAADFGDELDIDPDVRERAEGFLDEISVVPDARIVREYATAMHDPTEGGVAAGLLEVARASGVRLEVERDAVPIREETATLCEAVGVDPLRIFGSGALLATVLDEEVEECLAALEDAGLEGTEIGTVRALDGDAPELVLDGESITEPIEDDLYPLWAQADSDE, encoded by the coding sequence ATGCCCGGCAAGGTGAGTCCCGACGATCTCCTCGCGTTCGTCTTCGAGCGGACGGGGGCGGCCGCGACGGACGAGACGATAGTACAGGGCCCCGCGGACGGCGAGGATGCCGCGGCGATCGACTGGCCCGACGGCGACGGGACGCTCGTAGTGAGCTCCGACCCCATCTCGCTGGCGGCCTCGCAGGTCGGCGAACTCGGCGTGTACGTCGCGTCGAACGACGTCGCCGTCTCGGGCGCGGACCCGCGCTGGCTGACGGCCGTCGTCTTGCTCCCCGGCGACGCAGACGGCGACGACACCGCCGACGGGTCGCTCATCGAGGAGATTTCCCACGACCTCGACGCGGCAGCCCGCGAGATCGGCGCGTCGATCGTCGGCGGCCACTCCGAGTACGTGGATCAACTCGAGCGCCCGATCCTCTCCCTGACAGCGATGGGCGCGACCGACCGGTTCGTCCCGACCGGCGGCGCGGAACCCGGCGATGCAGTGGTCCTCACCAAAGCGGCTGGGATCGAGGGAACGGCCATCCTCGCTGCCGACTTTGGCGACGAGCTCGATATCGACCCCGACGTTCGCGAACGCGCCGAGGGGTTCCTCGACGAGATCAGCGTCGTCCCGGACGCCCGGATCGTCCGCGAGTACGCGACGGCGATGCACGACCCGACGGAGGGCGGCGTCGCGGCCGGGTTGCTCGAGGTCGCGCGCGCATCCGGCGTCCGACTCGAGGTGGAGCGCGACGCCGTCCCCATCCGCGAGGAGACCGCGACGCTGTGTGAGGCCGTCGGCGTCGATCCGCTGCGGATCTTCGGCTCCGGGGCGTTACTCGCGACCGTTCTCGACGAGGAGGTCGAGGAGTGTCTCGCCGCGCTCGAGGACGCCGGTCTGGAAGGTACCGAAATCGGGACTGTACGTGCCCTCGATGGCGATGCACCCGAACTGGTTCTCGACGGTGAGTCGATCACCGAGCCGATCGAGGACGACCTCTATCCGCTCTGGGCGCAGGCCGACAGCGACGAGTGA
- a CDS encoding bacterio-opsin activator domain-containing protein, which produces MTDTQRGERASPVREIEFEIDESAYPFVSASNRLDCRIELAEMLPRGDGEYAEFFTVTDGEPAQVDDLARAHESVDTRLLSGGENSALFEFHVSDECPAVTLAELGALPQVVRAEGGTGRIVAEVPPQYDAVAITDSFLDRVPEAEFSAKRETDSLTTPFSRTGFRRELRSRLTERQREVLEAAFEAGYYEWPRECSGEAVAAELGISSPTFSEHIHAAERKLLTMVFEESRNRNGT; this is translated from the coding sequence ATGACAGATACGCAACGCGGCGAGCGAGCGTCTCCGGTACGAGAGATCGAGTTCGAGATCGACGAATCGGCGTATCCGTTCGTCTCCGCGTCGAACCGACTCGACTGCCGGATCGAGCTCGCGGAGATGCTTCCGCGCGGTGACGGAGAGTACGCCGAGTTTTTCACGGTCACCGACGGTGAGCCAGCGCAGGTCGACGACCTGGCCCGAGCCCACGAGAGCGTCGACACTCGGCTTCTCAGCGGGGGCGAAAACAGTGCCCTCTTCGAATTTCACGTTTCCGACGAGTGCCCCGCAGTAACCCTCGCCGAACTCGGGGCGCTTCCGCAGGTCGTTCGGGCCGAGGGCGGAACCGGCCGCATCGTTGCCGAAGTTCCGCCTCAGTACGATGCCGTCGCGATCACCGACTCGTTTCTCGACCGCGTTCCGGAAGCGGAATTCAGCGCGAAGCGCGAGACGGACTCGCTCACGACGCCGTTCAGTCGAACCGGATTTCGGCGGGAATTGCGCTCGAGACTGACGGAGCGACAACGCGAAGTGCTCGAGGCAGCGTTCGAGGCCGGCTACTACGAGTGGCCCCGCGAGTGTTCGGGCGAGGCGGTCGCGGCCGAACTCGGAATCAGCTCGCCCACGTTTTCGGAACACATTCACGCCGCCGAGCGCAAACTCCTCACGATGGTGTTCGAGGAATCGCGGAACCGAAACGGGACGTGA
- a CDS encoding HalOD1 output domain-containing protein: MTRKDTTSGAGSPADDPEGEVYTARHDWTATDVPTPAIVRGVAAVTGTDPMEMRPLYDVLDPEAVNRFVTHAGAREGPTRLSFQFEDCAVDVHGDGRVVVAPCK, from the coding sequence GTGACACGAAAAGACACGACGTCGGGCGCGGGTTCGCCAGCCGACGATCCCGAGGGCGAGGTGTACACTGCGCGGCACGATTGGACCGCGACCGACGTGCCGACGCCGGCTATCGTTCGAGGGGTCGCGGCAGTGACGGGGACGGACCCGATGGAGATGCGACCCCTGTACGACGTCCTCGACCCGGAGGCCGTGAATCGGTTCGTCACCCATGCGGGTGCTCGCGAAGGACCGACTCGACTCTCGTTTCAGTTCGAGGACTGTGCCGTCGACGTCCACGGGGACGGCCGGGTCGTCGTCGCTCCGTGCAAATGA
- a CDS encoding AAA domain-containing protein: protein MHVRGTVAGEVDVRSVSTSYGESDLAEVPLRPADDAPNGDAAAARGDGGTATIADGRETTTVTLWNKWTESAALLEPGMELLVTNAKEEEYQGETQYATTGESYVVVEPSFLVSVTSIRNWVECPRLYYLNKLSGVPLNYPVVKGTLVHEVFGDLLRGRDLEESIDARVEERGLQLGLLGETADAVAEDVRENATAIEGWLQQGRLDEAEDVWRSEQLLISETFGIRGRADAVRRGAPVELKTGKNLKKEPRFKDKVQAACYALLLEEHGGDVDIGTLLYTKNSVLDRNEETGDLDPAKEFTMGEGLLKYVVRLRNEIAAKEMSGDIPTGYEADAKCEYCFEQDTCMVVSGRLDQESKAGQIGKPLPDEELEYFDRFYRAIEEERREVHREYAKLWEQTAEERADDDRALIDLEFVEKRPLDEGRWELRARNTGGANSKLREGDLVLASDGDPVRGDSELARIERLDDEIVITADEPVEVTRLDVYPSELTTDRLLVAMHDALLKGNERRKDVLFGRADPEFKEIDETFIDNNEKQNEAVTKAVGAADCALIHGPPGTGKTYTIARAIRAMVERGERVLLSAFTNRAVDNALEALLEQLDDVIDEGRVVRVGSESGIRDDMEPYRLERAGDPEDRVAKLQNAQVVAATTSTCGSRVMKEQAFDVALVDEAAQLTEPGTCAAINLAERFVLVGDHEQLPPVVRAENDLTESLFERLVDLHPEAGVMLDRQYRMNQRIQVFASNEFYDGRLRPATSEVAARNLDDLEGVSRDELPEHLRDPVSFVDVEGDRSQYTDSEEAARIAELIERYEAAGLDRTDIGVIAPFRAQVSEISNHVPDDVAVDTVDRFQGSSQEVIVVSFTATGSLEGPIFEDYRRINVALTRPKRALVLVGDSQALASDPVYERMLEWARQ from the coding sequence GTGCACGTACGCGGAACCGTCGCGGGCGAGGTCGACGTGCGGTCGGTATCGACGAGCTACGGCGAGAGCGATCTCGCGGAAGTGCCGCTTCGGCCGGCCGACGACGCCCCGAACGGCGATGCAGCAGCGGCTCGAGGCGACGGCGGAACGGCGACGATCGCGGACGGCCGCGAGACGACGACGGTGACCCTGTGGAACAAGTGGACCGAGTCGGCGGCGCTGCTCGAGCCGGGAATGGAGTTGCTCGTGACGAACGCGAAAGAAGAGGAGTACCAGGGCGAGACGCAGTACGCGACGACGGGGGAGTCCTACGTCGTCGTCGAGCCGTCCTTCCTCGTGAGCGTGACGTCGATCCGCAACTGGGTCGAGTGTCCCCGGCTGTACTACCTGAACAAGCTCTCGGGGGTGCCGCTGAACTACCCCGTCGTGAAGGGGACGCTCGTCCACGAGGTCTTCGGCGACCTGCTGCGCGGCCGCGACCTCGAGGAATCGATCGACGCTCGCGTCGAAGAACGAGGCCTCCAGCTGGGACTGCTCGGCGAGACGGCCGACGCCGTCGCCGAGGACGTTCGAGAGAACGCCACGGCGATCGAGGGCTGGCTTCAGCAGGGGCGGTTGGACGAGGCGGAGGACGTCTGGCGCTCGGAACAGTTGCTCATCAGCGAGACGTTCGGCATCCGCGGGCGGGCCGACGCCGTCCGCCGCGGGGCACCGGTCGAACTCAAGACCGGGAAGAACCTGAAAAAGGAGCCGCGATTCAAGGACAAGGTGCAGGCGGCGTGCTACGCCCTCCTGCTCGAGGAACACGGCGGCGACGTCGATATCGGAACCCTGCTCTATACGAAGAATTCGGTGTTGGATCGCAACGAGGAGACCGGCGATCTCGATCCGGCGAAGGAGTTCACGATGGGCGAGGGGCTACTGAAGTACGTCGTCCGACTGCGAAACGAGATCGCGGCGAAAGAGATGTCGGGCGACATCCCGACGGGCTACGAGGCCGACGCGAAGTGCGAGTACTGCTTCGAGCAGGACACCTGCATGGTCGTCTCCGGGCGACTGGATCAGGAGTCGAAAGCCGGACAGATCGGGAAACCGTTACCCGACGAGGAACTCGAGTACTTCGACCGCTTCTACCGGGCCATCGAGGAGGAGCGCCGGGAGGTCCACCGCGAGTACGCCAAGCTCTGGGAGCAGACGGCCGAGGAGCGGGCCGACGACGACCGCGCGCTGATCGACCTCGAGTTCGTCGAGAAACGGCCGCTCGACGAGGGTCGCTGGGAACTCAGGGCGCGCAACACGGGCGGTGCGAACTCGAAGCTCCGGGAAGGGGATCTGGTGCTGGCGAGCGACGGGGACCCGGTTCGTGGCGACTCCGAACTCGCTCGGATCGAACGTCTGGACGACGAAATCGTGATCACGGCGGACGAACCGGTCGAGGTCACGCGACTCGACGTGTATCCCTCCGAACTGACGACCGATCGGCTGCTCGTCGCGATGCACGACGCGCTCCTGAAGGGAAACGAGCGGCGCAAGGACGTCCTGTTCGGCCGCGCAGATCCCGAATTCAAGGAGATCGATGAGACGTTCATCGACAACAACGAGAAACAGAACGAGGCCGTCACGAAGGCCGTCGGTGCGGCGGACTGCGCGCTGATCCACGGGCCGCCGGGCACCGGGAAGACCTACACCATCGCCCGCGCGATCCGCGCGATGGTCGAACGCGGCGAGCGGGTCCTGCTCTCCGCCTTTACCAACCGCGCCGTGGACAACGCGCTCGAGGCCCTGCTCGAACAGTTGGACGACGTGATCGACGAGGGTCGGGTCGTTCGCGTGGGGTCGGAGAGCGGCATCCGCGACGACATGGAACCGTACCGGCTCGAGCGGGCGGGCGATCCCGAAGACCGCGTCGCGAAGTTACAGAACGCGCAGGTCGTGGCGGCGACGACGTCGACCTGCGGCTCGCGGGTGATGAAAGAGCAGGCGTTCGACGTGGCGCTGGTCGACGAGGCGGCCCAGCTCACCGAACCCGGAACCTGCGCGGCGATCAACCTGGCTGAACGGTTCGTCCTGGTCGGCGATCACGAACAGCTTCCGCCCGTCGTCCGGGCCGAAAACGACCTCACCGAGTCGCTGTTCGAACGGCTCGTCGACCTTCACCCCGAGGCCGGCGTGATGCTCGACCGCCAGTATCGGATGAACCAGCGCATCCAGGTCTTCGCCTCGAACGAGTTCTACGACGGGCGACTCCGGCCCGCGACGTCCGAGGTCGCCGCCCGGAATCTGGACGATCTCGAGGGCGTCTCCCGGGACGAGCTTCCCGAGCACCTGCGGGATCCGGTCTCGTTCGTCGACGTCGAGGGCGACCGAAGCCAGTACACCGACAGCGAGGAGGCCGCGCGGATCGCGGAGCTCATCGAGCGCTACGAGGCCGCGGGACTCGATCGCACCGACATCGGCGTCATCGCACCCTTCCGAGCCCAGGTCTCGGAAATCTCGAACCACGTCCCCGACGATGTCGCCGTCGACACCGTGGATCGCTTCCAGGGCTCGAGTCAGGAGGTCATCGTCGTCTCCTTCACCGCGACCGGCTCGCTCGAGGGGCCGATCTTCGAGGACTATCGCCGGATCAACGTGGCACTGACGCGACCGAAACGCGCGCTGGTGCTGGTCGGCGACTCGCAAGCGCTCGCGTCCGATCCCGTTTACGAGCGAATGCTCGAGTGGGCGCGGCAGTAA
- a CDS encoding SPW repeat domain-containing protein, with amino-acid sequence MSDPNGDDHRTSDESETGADSGTDGPTDRRETAAADIDSGTGIGDGERSGGRDPRDESTRVANEERRRKTSVLSLLVAVLGAWVALSVLIFDTEAAPLWNDVLVGLVVAVAAGYNYYRVTNDVPLSTGIATLVAVLGIWLIVSAALLEMTGVLFWSTLATGLLIAGVAGYNAYEAREARAVATDSGVDA; translated from the coding sequence ATGAGTGACCCGAACGGCGACGACCACCGGACGAGCGACGAGTCCGAAACCGGAGCCGATAGCGGGACCGACGGACCGACCGACCGACGTGAAACGGCGGCGGCCGATATCGACTCCGGCACCGGGATCGGAGACGGCGAGCGCTCCGGGGGACGCGATCCGCGCGACGAGTCGACACGAGTCGCGAACGAGGAGCGACGGCGCAAGACCTCAGTCCTGAGCCTGCTCGTCGCCGTCCTCGGTGCGTGGGTCGCCCTCTCGGTGCTCATCTTCGATACCGAAGCGGCCCCGCTGTGGAACGATGTCCTCGTCGGACTCGTCGTCGCCGTCGCCGCCGGCTACAACTACTACCGGGTGACCAACGACGTCCCGCTCAGTACCGGTATCGCGACTCTGGTCGCCGTCCTCGGTATCTGGCTGATCGTCTCGGCCGCGCTGCTCGAGATGACCGGTGTCCTCTTCTGGAGCACCCTCGCGACCGGACTCCTGATCGCTGGAGTGGCAGGATACAACGCCTACGAGGCCCGCGAGGCGCGGGCGGTCGCGACCGACTCCGGAGTGGACGCTTAG
- a CDS encoding nuclear transport factor 2 family protein, translated as MPPSASPEAVVRDYYDALRDNEPLAPYFLADESTVKFGISESLFGGDDVAAALAEQRETTAEWHVQSRNLVVTERNGFATVADEVTMAWTDVTTGERHRFDSRWSGTLVEVSDDDSSASDWQFVTMHVSAPHEL; from the coding sequence ATGCCACCGAGCGCGAGCCCCGAGGCCGTCGTCCGCGACTATTACGACGCGCTCCGCGATAACGAGCCTCTGGCCCCGTACTTTCTCGCGGACGAGTCGACCGTCAAGTTCGGTATCAGCGAGTCGCTCTTCGGCGGCGACGACGTCGCTGCGGCTCTCGCGGAACAGAGGGAGACGACCGCAGAGTGGCACGTCCAGAGCCGGAACCTCGTCGTGACCGAACGGAACGGGTTCGCGACGGTCGCCGACGAGGTGACGATGGCCTGGACCGACGTGACGACCGGAGAACGACACCGGTTCGACAGCCGCTGGAGCGGCACGTTAGTCGAAGTATCAGATGATGACTCGAGCGCAAGCGACTGGCAGTTCGTCACGATGCACGTCAGCGCGCCCCACGAACTATGA
- a CDS encoding zinc-dependent metalloprotease: MNLYRSARAVAGASGDDAIDWRSAADAAKAATDPGSIDLEPGESEAYARDVRDARAAVRTVSGVEFDVPETVEIQNRHHWIDANVATFERVMSTLETHTGAFPAVARTINTGTMTVLLSFLGRNVLGQYDPLLLADAPTDEHALYFVRPNILNAAAKIDVDADRFRRWIAFHEVTHAAEFGAAPWLSDHLETRMEDGIAKLSEGSFDRDAFRDLDAAMTVVEGYAELLMDHAFDEEYEDLRRKLDERRQGRGPLQKLFRRLLGLGLKERQYRRGKNFFEHVVAVRDLETASLVWEGPEYLPSHDELDAPGTWIQRVDR; encoded by the coding sequence GTGAATCTCTATCGTAGCGCCCGGGCGGTTGCCGGGGCGTCCGGTGACGACGCGATCGACTGGCGGTCGGCCGCCGACGCCGCCAAAGCGGCGACGGATCCCGGATCGATCGATCTCGAGCCCGGGGAGAGCGAGGCCTACGCTCGCGACGTCCGGGATGCTCGAGCAGCCGTGCGGACGGTCTCCGGCGTCGAGTTCGACGTGCCGGAGACCGTCGAAATCCAGAACCGCCACCACTGGATCGACGCCAACGTCGCCACCTTCGAGCGCGTCATGAGCACGCTCGAGACGCATACGGGCGCGTTCCCCGCGGTCGCGCGGACGATCAATACGGGGACGATGACCGTCCTGCTCTCCTTCCTCGGCCGGAACGTCCTCGGCCAGTACGATCCCCTCCTGCTGGCTGACGCGCCGACGGACGAGCACGCGCTGTACTTCGTCCGACCGAACATCCTCAACGCAGCCGCGAAAATCGACGTCGACGCCGATCGGTTCCGCCGCTGGATCGCCTTCCACGAGGTGACCCACGCCGCCGAGTTCGGGGCCGCGCCGTGGCTCTCAGACCACCTCGAGACTCGGATGGAAGACGGGATCGCGAAGCTCTCGGAAGGTTCGTTCGATCGAGACGCGTTCCGGGACCTCGACGCGGCGATGACCGTCGTCGAGGGGTACGCCGAACTCCTGATGGACCACGCCTTCGACGAGGAGTACGAGGACCTGCGGCGCAAGCTCGACGAGCGCCGGCAGGGGCGGGGCCCCCTCCAGAAGCTCTTCCGTCGCCTGCTCGGCCTCGGGCTCAAGGAACGCCAGTACAGACGCGGCAAGAACTTCTTCGAGCACGTCGTCGCCGTCCGCGACCTCGAGACGGCGAGCCTGGTCTGGGAGGGGCCGGAGTACCTCCCCAGCCACGACGAACTCGACGCGCCGGGGACGTGGATCCAGCGCGTCGATCGCTGA
- a CDS encoding LSM domain-containing protein: MSGRPLDVLEASLGDRVTVRLKSGDEYVGDLAGYDQHMNLVLDDVAIPGPDGLEEEAPVEDTTIIRGDNVVSITP, from the coding sequence ATGAGTGGACGACCGCTGGACGTCCTCGAGGCGTCACTCGGCGACCGCGTGACAGTGCGACTCAAGAGTGGCGACGAGTACGTCGGTGACCTCGCTGGCTACGACCAACACATGAACCTCGTCCTCGACGACGTGGCGATTCCCGGACCCGACGGGCTCGAGGAGGAGGCGCCGGTCGAAGACACAACCATTATACGCGGCGATAACGTCGTTTCGATCACTCCATGA
- a CDS encoding 50S ribosomal protein L37e: MTGAGTPSQGKKNKTTHTKCRRCGEKSYHTKKKECSSCGFGKSAKRRGYEWQSKSGDN; encoded by the coding sequence ATGACTGGTGCAGGAACCCCGAGCCAAGGAAAGAAGAACAAGACGACCCACACGAAGTGTCGTCGCTGCGGAGAGAAATCGTATCACACGAAGAAGAAGGAGTGCTCGTCCTGTGGCTTTGGCAAATCCGCCAAACGCCGCGGATACGAGTGGCAGTCGAAATCCGGCGACAACTGA
- a CDS encoding threonine synthase: protein METTDAFAGLECVDCGATVGATETHRCPDCGGSLDPTYEYDAIDLDRETLASRPLDSQWRYDELLPFARESAVTTNEGATPLVDCPDLAAELGVERVLIKDEGRNPTGTSKDRGASVAVTAAVHHGATDVALPSTGNGGQAVAAYAGRAGLESHAYLPSRSGFTNKAMVNVHGGDMNVVGGRFGDAVGAFEEGLEEHDDWYSLRSFDTPYRHEGAKTLFYELVEQLEWTVPDAICYPTGAGTGLVGLGKAATEYRKLGLIDDLPALYAAQASGCAPIVEAFDDGRDDHDPVEHPDTICGELEIPDPAAGRRVLEAIRETDGGAVATEDPDILESAVQVAQTTGLELIPSAAAAASGAWKLAERGTFDGDETVVIVNTGSGNKEADVLRSHLMSQGV, encoded by the coding sequence ATGGAGACGACAGACGCCTTCGCCGGCCTCGAGTGTGTCGACTGCGGAGCCACCGTCGGCGCGACCGAGACCCACCGCTGTCCGGACTGCGGCGGGTCGCTCGACCCGACCTACGAGTACGACGCGATCGATCTCGACCGGGAGACCCTCGCATCGCGGCCGCTGGACTCGCAGTGGCGCTACGACGAACTGTTACCGTTCGCCCGCGAGTCGGCGGTCACGACGAACGAGGGGGCGACGCCGCTGGTCGACTGTCCCGATCTGGCGGCCGAACTCGGCGTCGAACGGGTGCTCATCAAAGACGAGGGCCGGAATCCGACGGGAACGAGCAAGGACCGCGGTGCGTCCGTCGCCGTCACCGCGGCGGTCCACCACGGCGCGACCGACGTCGCGCTCCCCTCGACGGGCAACGGCGGACAGGCCGTCGCGGCCTACGCCGGCCGCGCGGGACTCGAGTCGCACGCGTATCTCCCCTCGCGATCCGGCTTCACGAACAAGGCCATGGTCAACGTCCACGGCGGCGATATGAACGTCGTCGGCGGCCGGTTCGGCGATGCCGTCGGCGCGTTCGAGGAAGGACTCGAGGAACACGACGACTGGTACTCGCTGCGGTCGTTCGACACCCCCTATCGCCACGAGGGCGCGAAGACGCTGTTCTACGAACTCGTCGAGCAACTCGAGTGGACCGTTCCCGACGCGATCTGTTATCCCACGGGGGCGGGAACCGGTCTCGTCGGACTCGGCAAGGCCGCGACGGAGTACCGAAAACTCGGGCTGATCGACGATCTGCCCGCCCTCTACGCTGCCCAGGCGTCGGGCTGTGCCCCCATCGTCGAGGCGTTCGACGACGGCCGCGACGACCACGATCCCGTCGAGCATCCCGACACCATCTGTGGCGAGCTCGAGATTCCGGATCCCGCGGCCGGCCGGCGAGTCCTCGAGGCGATCCGGGAGACCGACGGCGGCGCGGTCGCGACCGAAGACCCGGACATTCTCGAGTCTGCCGTGCAGGTGGCTCAGACGACGGGACTCGAACTCATTCCAAGCGCAGCGGCGGCCGCGAGCGGCGCGTGGAAGCTCGCAGAGCGCGGAACGTTCGACGGCGACGAGACGGTCGTCATCGTCAACACCGGCTCCGGCAACAAGGAGGCCGACGTGTTGCGCAGCCACCTGATGAGTCAGGGAGTCTAG